The genomic segment TGAGTGAAAATCAATGAGATTATGGAGCAAATATAATGAATAGAATTCATGAAACAGCGATAATAGATCCTAAGGCTGAATTGGGCGAGGGGGTTACGGTCGGTCCCTACTCTATCATTGAAGAGCATGTTGAGATTGGGGATGGGACTGTTATTGACTCACATGCATTAATCGGGAAATGGACCAGGATAGGGAATAAATGCAAGATCTCATCGTTTACTTCAATAGGTACTCCACCGCAGGATATTTCATTTGCGGGTGAAGAGACAAGGGTAGTTATTGGGGACAGAAACACCATTCGCGAATACGTGACTCTTCACAGGGGAACAAAAAAAGGCGGCGGCATTACAACTGTGGGGTCTGATAATTTCATAATGGCATATGTCCATATAGCTCATGACTGCCTGATTGGAAACCATGTAATAATGGCAAATGCTGCAACCCTTGGCGGACATGTAACGGTAGAAGACCACGCACTGATCGGAGGACTGACAGGGATACACCAGTTCGTACGCATAGGTGCCTATGCAATGGTTGGCGCATGCTCTGCAGTGTCTCTTGATGTACCTCCATATGTATCTGCAGTTGGAAACAGGGCTGAGCTCTTTGGTCTAAATATTGTAGGCCTTAGAAGACAGGGATTTGATAAGGCACGTGTACAGAAGATAAAGAAGGCATACAACATACTCTTCAGATCAAAGCTTCAGCTTAAAGATGCAATGATTAACGTCCTCAAAGAGGTGCCTGA from the Nitrospirota bacterium genome contains:
- the lpxA gene encoding acyl-ACP--UDP-N-acetylglucosamine O-acyltransferase; amino-acid sequence: MNRIHETAIIDPKAELGEGVTVGPYSIIEEHVEIGDGTVIDSHALIGKWTRIGNKCKISSFTSIGTPPQDISFAGEETRVVIGDRNTIREYVTLHRGTKKGGGITTVGSDNFIMAYVHIAHDCLIGNHVIMANAATLGGHVTVEDHALIGGLTGIHQFVRIGAYAMVGACSAVSLDVPPYVSAVGNRAELFGLNIVGLRRQGFDKARVQKIKKAYNILFRSKLQLKDAMINVLKEVPDSDDVERMVKFIKETRRGICR